One window from the genome of Cucumis melo cultivar AY chromosome 12, USDA_Cmelo_AY_1.0, whole genome shotgun sequence encodes:
- the LOC103502392 gene encoding egg cell-secreted protein 1.1-like — protein sequence MANLLKLLIATSFLALMCLFMVESSPNPKLSLTTRIKLEGETTSDCWGSLYELQACTGEVITFFLSGEAYLGVKCCQAIKTIQHECWPTLLGSLGYTTEEGDILEAYCDTTTEDDRLFTMSSPKVAMAPSFKPSNYEPIISVP from the coding sequence ATGGCTAACCTATTGAAACTCTTAATTGCCACATCCTTTTTAGCTCTCATGTGCTTGTTTATGGTTGAATCAAGCCCAAACCCTAAATTGAGTCTAACAACACGTATAAAGTTAGAAGGTGAGACAACGTCTGATTGTTGGGGGTCTTTGTATGAACTCCAAGCATGTACTGGAGAAGTTATTACGTTCTTTCTCAGTGGGGAAGCATATTTAGGTGTCAAGTGTTGTCAAGCCATCAAAACCATTCAACATGAGTGTTGGCCTACATTGCTTGGATCTCTAGGATACACAACTGAAGAAGGTGACATCCTTGAAGCTTATTGTGATACTACAACTGAGGATGATCGTCTTTTCACAATGTCTTCTCCTAAAGTAGCAATGGCACCATCTTTCAAGCCAAGTAATTATGAGCCTATAATCTCCGTCCCATGA